In Deinococcus aestuarii, a single genomic region encodes these proteins:
- a CDS encoding glycoside hydrolase family 32 protein: MADEQSSGHSFPGRAALPRDPHRPLYHFTPPSGWLNDPNGITHHGGRWHLYYQHNPYRPQWGHIHWGHASSADLVAWRDEPLALAPTPGSADEHGCFSGSFAVVGGLPTLYYTGCSGGGQAQCRATSRDLVSWQKDPGHPIIPHPPEGVRHDDFRDPYVFRHGAWWYLALGASLDHDRGAVLLYRSANGVDWAYRHVLYAATRTDQGVMWECPNVFPIGERWVLIVSVAPNLGARYFVGTFEDERFVPEREGLLDSDGGAFAHLTARGGDGRRLQWAWLNEQRHQDLIDPGGWAGALSVPRELSLQEGDLRVVPAAEVALYRGGAVLDGEVVLGSGAPHAFEGRHLDLGLRVEPGNESPVQVTLLRSPNGAEETVVTYHPEARQLRIDRSRSSLDARTNGDTQRAHLALRRGEGLDLRVLLDGSVLEVYANGRVCLSSRVYPTRAESVQGLVTAAGPTRARVQVWTMNGGIRAS; the protein is encoded by the coding sequence ATGGCCGACGAACAATCTTCGGGTCACTCCTTCCCGGGGCGTGCGGCTCTCCCACGCGATCCGCACCGGCCCCTCTACCACTTCACGCCCCCCTCGGGCTGGCTCAACGACCCGAACGGCATCACGCACCACGGGGGGCGCTGGCACCTGTACTACCAGCACAACCCGTACCGCCCCCAGTGGGGCCACATCCACTGGGGCCACGCGAGCAGCGCCGACCTCGTGGCCTGGCGCGACGAGCCCCTCGCCCTCGCCCCCACGCCGGGGAGCGCCGACGAGCACGGCTGTTTCTCCGGGTCGTTCGCCGTGGTGGGCGGCCTACCCACCCTGTACTACACCGGCTGTTCGGGGGGAGGGCAGGCGCAGTGCCGGGCGACCAGCCGGGACCTGGTGAGCTGGCAGAAGGACCCGGGCCATCCGATCATCCCGCACCCACCGGAGGGCGTCCGTCACGACGACTTCCGCGACCCCTACGTCTTCCGGCACGGGGCCTGGTGGTACCTGGCACTCGGCGCCTCCCTCGACCATGACCGGGGCGCCGTCTTGCTCTACCGCTCGGCCAATGGGGTCGACTGGGCGTACCGGCACGTCCTGTACGCCGCCACCCGCACCGATCAGGGCGTGATGTGGGAGTGCCCGAACGTCTTCCCCATCGGGGAGAGGTGGGTGCTGATCGTGTCGGTGGCACCCAACCTGGGCGCGCGGTATTTCGTGGGAACGTTCGAGGACGAGCGTTTTGTGCCGGAGCGCGAGGGCCTCCTCGACAGCGATGGTGGGGCCTTCGCGCACCTCACCGCCCGGGGCGGGGACGGGCGACGGCTCCAGTGGGCCTGGCTGAACGAGCAGCGCCACCAGGACCTGATCGATCCGGGCGGCTGGGCGGGCGCCCTGAGCGTGCCGCGCGAACTGAGCCTCCAGGAGGGGGACCTGCGCGTGGTTCCCGCCGCCGAGGTCGCGCTCTACCGGGGCGGGGCAGTGCTGGACGGGGAGGTCGTGTTGGGAAGCGGGGCGCCGCACGCCTTCGAGGGACGGCACCTCGACCTTGGCCTGCGGGTGGAGCCGGGGAACGAATCCCCCGTTCAGGTCACCCTCCTGCGCTCCCCGAACGGGGCCGAGGAGACGGTGGTGACGTATCACCCCGAGGCCCGTCAGCTCCGGATCGACCGCTCGCGCTCCTCACTCGACGCGCGCACGAACGGCGACACGCAGCGGGCGCACCTCGCGTTGAGGCGGGGGGAGGGCCTGGACCTGCGCGTGCTGCTCGACGGCAGCGTGCTGGAGGTGTATGCGAACGGGCGGGTCTGCCTGAGCAGCCGGGTGTACCCGACCCGGGCGGAGAGTGTGCAGGGCCTCGTCACCGCCGCTGGGCCGACCCGGGCGCGGGTCCAGGTCTGGACCATGAACGGCGGCATTCGCGCTTCATAG
- a CDS encoding PadR family transcriptional regulator produces the protein MSPDTLTSPPPDDERTLLLLGLLTAQDRHGYEINDFIERTLHHVIHLKKATAYQLLERLEGHGLVESRVEQHGQRPNRRVYRLTEAGRARFGEMLRSQLAREEALILTGNVPVMFAENLTPQETLDALRRRLAGVEARLRLYESYNLPCTVGVGLAMERIRLLTQADRDWLTRTIERLARSTPTGGGGGEG, from the coding sequence ATGTCCCCGGATACCCTCACCTCCCCACCCCCGGACGACGAGCGGACCCTGCTGCTGCTGGGCCTGCTGACCGCGCAGGACCGCCACGGCTACGAGATCAACGACTTCATCGAGCGCACCCTCCACCACGTCATCCACCTGAAAAAGGCGACGGCCTATCAGCTTCTGGAGCGGTTGGAGGGGCACGGCCTGGTGGAAAGCCGGGTCGAGCAGCACGGCCAGCGCCCGAACCGCCGGGTCTACCGGCTCACGGAGGCCGGGCGGGCGCGCTTCGGGGAGATGCTGCGCTCACAGCTCGCACGGGAGGAGGCCCTGATCCTGACGGGCAACGTGCCGGTCATGTTCGCCGAGAACCTGACCCCGCAGGAGACGCTGGACGCCCTGCGCCGCCGCCTGGCGGGGGTGGAGGCCCGGCTGCGGCTCTACGAGAGCTATAACCTACCCTGCACGGTGGGCGTGGGGCTGGCGATGGAGCGCATCCGCCTACTGACCCAGGCGGACCGCGACTGGCTGACGCGGACCATCGAGCGGCTGGCGCGGTCCACACCCACCGGCGGTGGGGGAGGAGAGGGGTAG
- a CDS encoding alpha/beta fold hydrolase: MRTNRLVLATAVLAAAALALSACAPAQTARADGSATLRPAVSGERRSLTVPGFGRVNSYADPRGTGRPLILTHSVNAAASAYEMRPLWETYAGTRPVYALEWPGFGSSERPDVTYTPELMAAALRALVAELGTDVDVVSLSLGGEFVARAALGEPRIRTLALISPSGFGQPRNGTQRAPADDGGVRLYNRLNSVGDLVYGTLRTRPSIQYFLSRSFRGPVPKGVIDYAYDTSHQPGAKYAPLYFVSGRLFNPDAYGTLYSRLNVPTLVLYDQDGFVSFDRLPLFAQKANARVVRIPDTDGLPQFEKLPEVRAALDAFWAEAR; the protein is encoded by the coding sequence ATGCGAACGAACCGCCTTGTCCTTGCCACCGCCGTCCTCGCCGCCGCCGCGCTGGCGCTGAGTGCCTGCGCGCCCGCCCAGACGGCGCGGGCGGACGGCTCTGCCACCCTGCGCCCCGCCGTGAGCGGCGAGCGGCGTTCCCTGACGGTGCCGGGCTTCGGCCGGGTGAACTCCTACGCCGACCCGCGCGGCACCGGGCGCCCGCTGATCCTGACCCATTCGGTGAACGCCGCGGCCAGCGCCTACGAGATGAGGCCGCTGTGGGAGACCTACGCGGGCACGCGGCCCGTGTACGCCCTGGAGTGGCCGGGCTTCGGCAGCTCGGAGCGCCCCGACGTGACCTACACGCCGGAGCTGATGGCGGCGGCGCTGCGGGCGCTGGTGGCCGAACTGGGCACCGACGTGGACGTGGTGTCGCTGAGCCTGGGGGGCGAGTTCGTCGCCCGCGCCGCGCTGGGGGAGCCGCGCATCCGCACCCTGGCGCTGATCAGCCCCAGCGGCTTCGGGCAGCCCCGGAACGGCACCCAGCGGGCCCCTGCGGACGACGGCGGCGTGAGGCTCTACAACCGCCTGAACAGCGTCGGTGACTTGGTGTACGGCACCCTGCGGACGCGGCCCAGCATCCAGTATTTTCTCAGCCGCAGCTTCCGGGGGCCGGTGCCGAAGGGCGTGATCGACTACGCCTACGACACCAGCCACCAGCCGGGGGCCAAGTACGCCCCGCTCTACTTCGTGAGCGGCCGCCTGTTCAACCCGGACGCCTACGGCACGCTCTACAGCAGGCTCAACGTGCCCACGCTGGTGCTGTACGACCAAGACGGCTTCGTCTCCTTCGACCGCCTGCCCCTCTTCGCGCAGAAGGCGAACGCGCGGGTCGTCCGCATCCCGGATACCGACGGCCTGCCGCAGTTCGAGAAGCTGCCGGAGGTGAGGGCCGCCCTGGACGCCTTCTGGGCGGAGGCGCGGTAA
- a CDS encoding ABC transporter substrate-binding protein gives MHDAARAALTWSARTLTFALALGLTAASAQSGRQSTLVIGGDFSDLITLDPGVSYEFSGSLIAGNLYDTLVAYEGNDLQTLRPRLATSWKVTPTATGSRITFTLRDAKFSTGRPVTAADVVYSLNRVIALKTPSSFLLTDVANLKVGSVTAPSSRTVVMDLPKTANPNIVLALLTFNVGGVVDSAEAKAHEQNGDYGSGWLKDHSAGSGPFVLNRWDRSAQVALDANPQAFRRSASIRRVILRYMLESSVQQSALNSGEIDVAWDYTPDAFKAAQSNPRLQALRTGTFQLAYLGMNSAKGSPFEDPRVREAVRYAIDQDGIIRSLLQGLGRKTQTIIPIGLAGSNPATPYPYDPAKARALLQAAGKGGGFTVDFLVSTGACSGGVPCQDLAAKIQADLAKVGIKANIRQLVNAELLTAYRAQKAPLIQVGWSPDYPDADGNGTPLSDYNAKSLAWRNAWNNPQASKLAQAAAVETDQAKRAALYKQLTELMVKQGPYAILYQPYKPVVLSVNVAGFNRNANGDVQFEKVSKK, from the coding sequence ATGCACGACGCGGCAAGAGCAGCCCTGACCTGGAGCGCCCGGACCCTCACGTTCGCGCTGGCCCTCGGCCTGACCGCCGCCAGCGCCCAGTCGGGACGGCAGAGCACGCTGGTGATCGGCGGCGACTTCTCGGACCTGATCACGCTCGACCCCGGGGTGTCCTATGAGTTTTCGGGCTCGCTGATCGCGGGAAACCTCTACGACACGCTCGTCGCCTACGAGGGCAACGACCTCCAGACGCTGCGGCCCCGCCTGGCGACGAGTTGGAAGGTCACCCCCACGGCGACGGGCTCGCGCATCACCTTCACCCTGCGGGACGCGAAGTTCAGCACCGGGCGCCCCGTCACCGCCGCCGACGTGGTGTACTCGCTCAACCGGGTGATCGCGCTCAAGACGCCCTCCAGCTTCCTGCTCACCGACGTGGCGAACCTCAAGGTCGGGTCGGTGACGGCGCCCTCCTCCCGCACGGTGGTCATGGACCTGCCGAAGACCGCCAACCCCAACATCGTGCTCGCGCTGCTCACCTTCAACGTGGGCGGCGTCGTGGACTCGGCGGAGGCGAAGGCGCACGAGCAGAACGGGGACTACGGCAGCGGCTGGCTCAAGGACCACTCGGCGGGGTCGGGGCCCTTCGTCCTCAACCGTTGGGACCGCAGCGCGCAGGTGGCCCTCGACGCCAACCCGCAGGCGTTCCGGCGCTCGGCGAGCATCCGGCGGGTGATCCTGCGTTACATGCTCGAATCGTCGGTGCAGCAGTCGGCGCTGAACTCGGGCGAGATCGACGTGGCCTGGGACTACACGCCGGACGCCTTTAAGGCCGCGCAGAGCAACCCCAGACTTCAGGCGCTGAGGACCGGCACCTTCCAGCTCGCGTACCTGGGCATGAACTCGGCCAAGGGCTCGCCCTTCGAGGACCCCCGGGTGCGCGAGGCGGTGCGCTACGCCATCGACCAGGACGGGATCATCCGGAGTCTGCTCCAGGGCCTGGGCCGCAAGACACAGACCATCATCCCCATCGGGCTGGCGGGCTCGAACCCGGCGACCCCCTACCCCTACGACCCGGCGAAGGCGCGGGCGCTTCTCCAGGCGGCGGGCAAGGGAGGCGGCTTCACGGTGGACTTTCTGGTCAGCACCGGGGCGTGCTCGGGCGGGGTGCCGTGCCAGGACCTCGCCGCCAAGATTCAGGCCGACCTCGCCAAGGTGGGGATCAAGGCCAACATCCGCCAGCTCGTGAACGCTGAGCTGCTCACCGCCTACCGCGCCCAGAAGGCCCCGCTGATCCAGGTGGGGTGGAGCCCCGACTACCCCGACGCCGACGGCAACGGCACGCCCCTGTCCGACTACAACGCCAAGTCCCTCGCCTGGCGCAATGCCTGGAACAACCCCCAGGCGAGCAAGCTGGCGCAGGCCGCCGCCGTCGAGACGGATCAGGCGAAGCGCGCCGCCCTCTACAAGCAGCTTACCGAGCTGATGGTGAAGCAAGGGCCCTACGCGATCCTCTACCAGCCGTATAAGCCGGTCGTCCTGAGCGTGAACGTGGCGGGCTTCAACCGCAACGCGAACGGGGACGTACAGTTCGAGAAGGTGAGCAAGAAGTAG
- a CDS encoding ABC transporter permease, producing MLIYVLRRLALMVFVLWGVTLAAFVISHALPADPAAAALGNNAREEQLQAFREKNGLDQPLVVQYGLYMGGLLRGDLGTSLRTQNSITADLRQFFPATLELTLGAVLFALVIGLPLGIVAALYHGRLPDLLARLFALLGGATPVYWLAILALGVFHERLGWLPGPGRLDAYSLAPPLHTGLVTVDALLAGDREVLVDALRHLILPGLVLGAFSAALLTRMTRSALLEVLSQDYIRTARAKGLRPGRVIWRHALRNAALPVLTVLGGLFGSLLTGAVLTETIFSWPGIGGYATTSAISLDFPAVVGVTLVAGLAYSIVNLLVDLAYAAFDPRISFS from the coding sequence TTGCTCATCTACGTCCTGCGGCGGCTCGCGCTGATGGTCTTCGTGCTGTGGGGGGTAACGCTGGCCGCCTTCGTGATCTCGCACGCCCTGCCCGCCGATCCCGCGGCGGCGGCGCTCGGCAACAATGCCCGGGAGGAGCAGCTCCAGGCCTTCCGGGAGAAGAACGGGCTCGACCAGCCGCTCGTCGTGCAGTACGGCCTCTACATGGGGGGGCTCTTGCGGGGCGACCTGGGGACCTCGTTGCGGACGCAAAACAGCATCACCGCCGACCTGCGGCAGTTCTTCCCGGCCACCCTGGAGCTGACGCTGGGAGCGGTGTTGTTCGCGCTGGTGATCGGGCTGCCGTTGGGCATTGTGGCGGCGCTGTACCACGGACGCCTGCCCGACCTGCTCGCCCGGCTGTTCGCGCTGCTGGGCGGGGCCACGCCGGTCTACTGGCTGGCGATCCTGGCTCTGGGCGTCTTCCACGAGCGGCTGGGGTGGCTGCCGGGGCCCGGGCGGCTGGACGCCTACAGCCTGGCCCCGCCGCTCCACACCGGCCTGGTCACGGTGGACGCCCTGCTGGCCGGGGACCGCGAGGTGCTGGTGGACGCGCTGCGGCACCTGATCCTGCCGGGGCTGGTGCTGGGGGCCTTCTCGGCGGCGCTGCTGACCCGCATGACGCGGAGTGCCCTACTGGAGGTGCTCTCGCAGGACTACATCCGCACCGCCCGCGCCAAGGGGCTGAGGCCGGGCCGGGTGATCTGGCGCCACGCCCTGAGAAACGCCGCGCTCCCGGTGCTCACGGTGCTGGGCGGCCTGTTCGGGAGCCTGCTGACGGGCGCGGTGCTCACCGAGACGATCTTCTCGTGGCCGGGCATCGGCGGCTACGCGACGACCTCGGCGATCAGCCTGGACTTCCCCGCCGTGGTGGGGGTCACGCTCGTCGCCGGGCTGGCCTACTCCATCGTCAACCTGCTCGTGGACCTCGCCTACGCGGCCTTCGACCCCAGGATCAGCTTCTCGTGA
- the nikC gene encoding nickel transporter permease: protein MTVAASSGGTAAWRRLRRNSGAVIGLGLLVFLVLAALLGPAFLGDPGAQDLDLRLSPPSALHPLGTDQLGRDVLTRVLNGGRISLGLGVSVMLASLLVGSVVGLLAGLLGGWWDEGLMRLTDIFLAFPGLILAMAISAALGPSLTNVMIAVALVSWPTYARLVRAQVLALREREFVEAARALGSSQGRIAGRHLLPNALAPLLVQGSFDVGSAILTAAGLGFIGFGAQPPTPEWGAMVSETRNYIVQAPWASSAPAVAILLTVLAFNLIGDGLRDAFDPRGR from the coding sequence GTGACGGTCGCGGCGTCCTCCGGCGGGACTGCCGCGTGGCGGCGATTGCGGCGCAACAGTGGGGCGGTGATCGGGCTGGGGCTGCTGGTGTTCTTGGTCCTGGCCGCCTTGCTCGGCCCCGCCTTCCTCGGCGACCCGGGAGCACAGGACCTCGACCTGCGGCTCTCGCCTCCGTCGGCCCTGCATCCCCTGGGCACCGACCAGCTCGGGCGGGACGTGCTGACGCGGGTGCTGAACGGGGGGCGCATCTCGCTGGGACTGGGCGTCAGCGTGATGCTGGCCTCGCTGCTCGTCGGCTCGGTGGTCGGGCTGCTGGCGGGGCTGCTCGGAGGCTGGTGGGACGAGGGGCTGATGCGGCTCACCGACATCTTCCTGGCCTTTCCCGGATTGATCCTGGCGATGGCGATCTCGGCGGCGCTGGGGCCGAGCCTGACGAACGTGATGATCGCCGTGGCGCTGGTGTCGTGGCCGACCTACGCCCGGCTGGTCCGCGCGCAGGTGCTCGCCCTGCGGGAGCGCGAGTTCGTGGAGGCCGCCCGCGCGCTGGGGAGTTCCCAGGGCCGGATCGCCGGGCGCCACCTCCTCCCCAACGCCCTCGCGCCGCTGCTGGTGCAGGGCAGCTTCGACGTGGGCAGCGCGATCCTCACGGCGGCGGGCCTGGGCTTCATCGGCTTCGGGGCGCAGCCGCCCACCCCGGAGTGGGGGGCGATGGTGTCCGAGACCCGCAACTACATCGTGCAGGCGCCGTGGGCGTCGAGTGCCCCCGCCGTCGCCATCCTGCTCACCGTGCTCGCCTTCAACCTGATCGGCGACGGGCTGCGCGACGCCTTCGACCCACGCGGGCGCTAG
- a CDS encoding tetratricopeptide repeat protein, with the protein MREEGLGRVTRALRAVLARRAGVALGLWGEPGIGKSHAAAELLRGLPCANLSLPAVSPVARLVTALPRPRELPVWTERQLDRLGADGPADSGLVADTLGAVLAGLAPFVLHLDDLHEAGPERVALTVALARVVTRSRGVGLLVGSRQAPPEGFRSERLAPLGREAAAGLLEAQARQPLPPEGLAWVYDRARGNPLFTLEFWRYLVRQGHFWSDGVGWHWRAPPGDATPASVEATIAQTLAGLGDGAARDVVEVRAFLGEAGEDETLWARVAGLSPGELSGARARLEAWGLLRGAHFAHPLFGEVARAGTPPGTRREIARRAVRALADDPERAAGFAQAADLGAEQVRALLGAARLRAEARGDRVGAARWLARSLPLLDPAGRGELALRAARDLLPFDLRQADALSGVAASGTPPDPPALIFRAEVLARLGQTGEAETLLDRVDSPELAEACWRTRIFVRHLRGRREALLALYGAHPEFHPTADTFTLSHVCFALNSLGRPDEAEPLVERLLAREHEGPRDRSTAWNLRGITSTRQGRLEEGAAAFERALASAREDGAPGVIAQALRNSAVACRGLGRLEDAREKLREALDHGARYGNLRFYTQVQDSLARLLVDEGRWREAEACFEGSGAVYARQDPLSPRCEHHLDLAELYLDWRPAAGPPLARRHALAGLALAREIGAPNLLARGLVCAARAEAWNRNAPGALALAREGRALAGRHPAETARSWVGLGAALEVAGQVQEAVRAYLTAAEASAREDDPARARRAELEADRLRGDVGGARAHHAWFLAHGLAGHARVAVRFFPELGQDPPAGRPATPSLSLRVLGRPGLERGGQPLTSRGRKRLELLCLLLEARLAGRPDVGLLDLLDAFYPDEPEAQARLTLRQHVYLTRSQLGAGSICSTPGGYRLGDEVTSDAEAFLAGGDTALWRGPYLEGLGEGWHPQAREALTLALRDAVEHLAGTDPREAARLGLILLETEPYDAQALRLTLGALRESGQLRAASALYARQREAWAEIGEALPGTPEEFLAAPAPGLP; encoded by the coding sequence ATGAGGGAGGAGGGACTGGGGAGGGTCACCCGCGCCCTGCGGGCCGTACTCGCCCGGCGGGCGGGCGTGGCGCTGGGGCTGTGGGGCGAGCCGGGCATCGGCAAGAGCCACGCGGCGGCCGAACTCCTGCGCGGCCTGCCCTGCGCGAACCTGAGCCTGCCCGCCGTGAGCCCGGTGGCCCGGCTCGTGACGGCCCTGCCGCGCCCCCGGGAGCTGCCCGTCTGGACCGAGCGCCAGCTCGACCGGCTCGGGGCGGACGGGCCCGCGGACTCCGGGCTGGTCGCCGACACCCTGGGTGCCGTGCTGGCGGGGCTGGCCCCCTTCGTGCTGCACCTCGACGACCTGCACGAGGCGGGGCCCGAACGCGTGGCGCTCACCGTGGCGCTGGCGCGGGTGGTCACGCGCTCACGCGGGGTGGGGCTGCTGGTGGGAAGCCGTCAGGCGCCGCCCGAGGGCTTTCGCAGCGAGCGGCTGGCCCCCCTCGGCCGGGAGGCGGCGGCGGGGCTGCTGGAGGCGCAGGCCCGCCAGCCCCTGCCGCCCGAGGGGCTGGCGTGGGTGTATGACCGCGCCCGGGGCAATCCCCTGTTCACGCTGGAATTCTGGCGGTATCTGGTGCGCCAGGGGCACTTCTGGTCGGACGGCGTGGGCTGGCACTGGCGCGCGCCGCCCGGGGACGCCACGCCCGCCAGCGTGGAGGCCACCATCGCGCAGACCCTGGCCGGTCTCGGGGACGGCGCGGCGCGGGACGTGGTGGAGGTGAGGGCTTTCCTCGGCGAGGCGGGCGAGGACGAGACGCTCTGGGCGCGGGTGGCGGGGCTGAGCCCGGGCGAACTCTCCGGTGCCCGGGCACGGCTCGAAGCCTGGGGCCTGCTGCGGGGCGCGCACTTCGCCCACCCGCTCTTCGGGGAGGTGGCGCGGGCCGGAACGCCGCCCGGGACCCGGCGGGAGATCGCGCGGCGGGCCGTCCGGGCGCTCGCGGACGACCCCGAGCGCGCGGCCGGGTTCGCGCAGGCGGCGGACCTCGGGGCCGAGCAGGTCCGGGCGCTGCTGGGGGCGGCCCGCCTCCGGGCCGAGGCGCGCGGCGACCGGGTGGGGGCCGCACGCTGGCTCGCCCGGTCGCTGCCGCTGCTGGACCCCGCCGGGCGCGGCGAGCTGGCGCTGCGGGCCGCGCGCGACCTGTTGCCCTTCGATCTGCGCCAGGCCGACGCGCTCTCCGGGGTCGCGGCGTCGGGCACGCCGCCGGACCCCCCCGCGCTGATCTTCCGCGCCGAGGTGCTCGCCCGGCTGGGGCAGACCGGGGAGGCCGAGACGCTGCTCGACCGGGTGGACTCGCCGGAACTCGCCGAGGCCTGCTGGCGGACCCGGATCTTCGTGCGGCACCTGCGCGGCCGCCGCGAGGCCCTGCTCGCGCTGTACGGCGCGCACCCGGAATTCCACCCCACGGCCGACACCTTCACCCTGTCGCACGTCTGCTTCGCCCTGAACAGCCTGGGCCGCCCGGACGAGGCCGAGCCCCTCGTGGAGCGGCTGCTGGCCCGCGAGCACGAGGGGCCGCGCGACCGCTCCACCGCCTGGAACCTGCGGGGCATCACCTCCACCCGGCAGGGGCGGCTGGAGGAGGGGGCCGCCGCCTTCGAGCGGGCCCTGGCCTCCGCCCGCGAGGACGGCGCCCCCGGCGTGATCGCGCAGGCGCTCCGGAACTCCGCCGTCGCCTGCCGGGGGCTCGGCCGCCTGGAAGACGCCCGGGAGAAGCTGCGCGAGGCGCTCGACCACGGCGCCCGGTACGGGAACTTGCGCTTTTACACCCAGGTCCAAGACAGCCTCGCCCGGTTGCTGGTGGACGAGGGCCGCTGGCGCGAGGCCGAGGCGTGCTTCGAGGGGAGCGGGGCCGTGTACGCCCGGCAAGACCCGCTCTCCCCGCGCTGCGAGCACCACCTCGACCTCGCCGAGCTGTACCTCGACTGGCGGCCCGCCGCGGGGCCGCCGCTGGCCCGGCGCCACGCCCTCGCGGGCCTGGCGCTGGCCCGCGAGATCGGCGCGCCGAACCTGCTCGCCCGGGGGCTGGTGTGCGCCGCCCGCGCCGAGGCGTGGAACAGGAACGCCCCGGGGGCCCTGGCCCTGGCCCGGGAGGGCCGGGCGCTGGCCGGTCGGCACCCGGCCGAGACGGCGCGCAGTTGGGTCGGCCTGGGCGCGGCCCTGGAGGTCGCCGGGCAGGTGCAGGAGGCGGTCCGGGCGTACCTCACGGCCGCGGAGGCGTCCGCGCGGGAGGACGACCCCGCCCGCGCCCGGCGGGCCGAACTGGAGGCCGACCGCCTGCGGGGCGACGTGGGGGGAGCCCGCGCCCACCACGCGTGGTTTCTCGCCCACGGTCTGGCGGGGCACGCCCGGGTGGCCGTCCGCTTCTTTCCCGAACTGGGGCAGGACCCGCCCGCTGGCCGTCCGGCCACCCCCTCCCTGTCCCTGCGGGTGCTGGGACGGCCGGGCCTGGAGCGGGGCGGTCAGCCGCTCACGTCGCGGGGCAGGAAGCGGCTGGAACTGCTGTGCCTTTTGCTCGAAGCCCGTCTGGCGGGCCGCCCCGACGTGGGGCTGCTCGACTTGCTGGACGCCTTCTACCCGGACGAGCCCGAGGCGCAGGCCCGGCTCACCCTGCGCCAGCACGTCTACCTGACCCGCAGCCAGCTCGGCGCGGGGAGCATTTGCAGCACCCCGGGCGGCTACCGGCTGGGCGACGAGGTGACCTCGGACGCCGAGGCCTTCCTGGCCGGCGGGGACACGGCGCTGTGGCGCGGGCCGTACCTGGAGGGGCTGGGCGAGGGCTGGCACCCGCAGGCCCGCGAGGCGCTGACGCTGGCCCTGCGGGACGCGGTGGAGCACCTGGCGGGCACGGACCCCCGCGAGGCGGCGCGGCTGGGCCTGATCCTGCTGGAGACGGAGCCCTACGACGCGCAGGCGCTGCGGCTCACCCTCGGCGCCCTGCGGGAAAGTGGGCAGCTCCGCGCGGCGAGCGCCCTCTATGCCCGTCAACGGGAAGCCTGGGCCGAGATCGGCGAGGCGTTGCCCGGCACGCCGGAGGAGTTCCTGGCCGCCCCCGCGCCCGGCCTGCCTTGA